From Paenarthrobacter sp. A20:
ACCAGCCCCGCCACTTTGGAAGCGGAGCGGACTTGCTGGACGAGACCGAGTTCGCGGGTCACCAGATCCTCAAGCAATCGGACGATCCGACCGTCCTCGGCATGGGCCACGTACGAAGCATGTACGGCACCTTGCTCGGCAAGCCGGTTCCATTTGCGCTGCGCGGAGGCAGTGCCAATCTTCGTGGCACCGTTGGCGAAGGTAGCCACATAGAGCCAGTGCGGCTGCATCAGGTAAGCACGGAGTCCGGTGGGCACCGAACCGCCCCGGTGGAAATCGTGCATCAGCCGGGAGTCGTCGCGGGCAAAACATGTCCCACACTGTTTGCCCCGCTCGGCCATGGATCCGCTGCGGCACGGAACATGTGTGCGGTCTCCCGGCCCGTGGACCTTGGTATGACCAAGGCACCATAATCCGGGGATAACACGCAGGCCCAGGGCTGAGCCCTGGGCCAACGCAATATCAGTGAACTCCGCGTCCGGCGAGAACAACCTCAACGCCGGTGACGAAGAGTCCCAAACGACTCCGTGGACCAGCATGCCTACAGTGAAG
This genomic window contains:
- a CDS encoding DUF2797 domain-containing protein is translated as MLVHGVVWDSSSPALRLFSPDAEFTDIALAQGSALGLRVIPGLWCLGHTKVHGPGDRTHVPCRSGSMAERGKQCGTCFARDDSRLMHDFHRGGSVPTGLRAYLMQPHWLYVATFANGATKIGTASAQRKWNRLAEQGAVHASYVAHAEDGRIVRLLEDLVTRELGLVQQVRSASKVAGLVEPRAAVELSALKRQHAAQVRELLGGLAMTGYSVVEDEWDRPDLSELLCVAGGEAGRRHPYPATFDAGGHGLRVRSLSGAIALAGLPDASGIEVEGSFVADLGALKGRKIEFGPHTTEIPALQDSLF